In Musa acuminata AAA Group cultivar baxijiao unplaced genomic scaffold, Cavendish_Baxijiao_AAA HiC_scaffold_598, whole genome shotgun sequence, the sequence CAAAGGAGAAGCAAGAATCGAGTGCATACCCAAAAACAGTAACCCACTCGTCTGCATCAAGCCCTCCATTCTGCACGCCATATCCTTGTGGCTCTGGCCTCGCGATCTCTCTCGATAGCGGGGGTGGGAGTACCATCAACGCACCGGACTCGACAACCCCATCCACCGGAGAACCCTGGCCCATCTCTCGCTCTCCTCCGTCGGCCTTCGGCGAGGCCATCCAGATGGAACCCTCAGGGCTCTGCCCTCGGCCGTTAGCGACGCCAGAACCAATCACCTCAGCCCTGGTTCTCAAGACGAAGGAAGACGACGAGAGGGACGGAGAAGGGGAGGGATATCCCTTCTGATTCGGCCGGGGGGGAGGCGTCCGGCTCCGGGTGCTGGTCGGGGACACCGGCGAGGGCGGCGGCAGCTCGCCGAGGCCGACCTCCGGCGAGAGATCAGCGCGGTCATCGAGGGTGAAGACGGGAGGCGGAGGGGGATCCGCGGATGATCCGGCGAGGTTCTCCTTCCAGAGGGCGGAGACGGCGGCGGCTTGGCCGGGGGTGGCGAAGCGACCGACGGGGCGGTGGTGAGGGGAGATCGGCGAGGCGAGATCGCGGAAGAAGGGAG encodes:
- the LOC135662219 gene encoding nuclear pore complex protein NUP35-like, with amino-acid sequence MSSPMPRSSKPTRLSPFFRDLASPISPHHRPVGRFATPGQAAAVSALWKENLAGSSADPPPPPVFTLDDRADLSPEVGLGELPPPSPVSPTSTRSRTPPPRPNQKGYPSPSPSLSSSSFVLRTRAEVIGSGVANGRGQSPEGSIWMASPKADGGEREMGQGSPVDGVVESGALMVLPPPLSREIARPEPQGYGVQNGGLDADEWVTVFGFSPDHTNLVLREFEKCGVIVKHVPGPSDANWIHILYQNPYDAQKALKKNGMRLNSLLIVGVKPVDPVHRQLLKEKINRSNHGGFMVSLPSKSAALNSSATSNSSGIVARSYQPKTSSNVTTGSFNRATGSIATPAKSVVSKVMDLMFGI